One Euphorbia lathyris chromosome 1, ddEupLath1.1, whole genome shotgun sequence DNA segment encodes these proteins:
- the LOC136200465 gene encoding protein BZR1 homolog 4-like, protein MVGGSSTRSESEKEKTKLRERQRRGITTKIFHGLRRHGGYNLSPRADINEVLRELAKEAGWSVDPDGTTYRNKLVNRCPTCGAPPSTTATPTSSSTVIAMGGRARGRGFGGESSTTSSPLCVDSTMIINTNNSGEANATATSSPFICGDIEIPLAFYIYSGLNHNSTTTAMGGVEVATPSHHHQQEAMASNHNTPIGSPLHRTN, encoded by the exons atGGTGGGAGGTTCATCAACAAGGAGTGAAAGTGAGAAAGAGAAAACAAAGCTGAGAGAGAGGCAAAGAAGGGGTATCACCACCAAAATCTTCCATGGACTTAGGAGACATGGTGGCTACAACCTCTCTCCTCGTGCTGATATCAATGAAGTTCTTCGGGAACTCGCCAAGGAGGCTGGTTGGTCTGTCGACCCTGATGGCACCACCTATCGCAACAAG CTTGTGAACCGCTGCCCAACTTGTGGAGCTCCGCCAAGCACCACAGCAACGCCCACCAGTAGCAGCACTGTCATTGCCATGGGCGGCAGAGCAAGAGGAAGAGGATTTGGGGGAGAGAGCTCAACCACTAGTTCACCTTTATGTGTTGATTCAACCATGATCATAAACACCAATAACAGTGGTGAGGCTAATGCTACAGCCACTTCCTCCCCCTTTATCTGCGGAGACATCGAAATCCCTCTTGCATTCTACATATACAGCGGACTCAACCACAACTCCACCACCACAGCAATGGGTGGAGTAGAGGTGGCTACTCCAAGTCACCATCATCAGCAAGAGGCGATGGCATCCAACCACAACACCCCTATAGGATCTCCTCTGCATCGGACCAACTAA
- the LOC136200474 gene encoding kxDL motif-containing protein LO9-177, protein MEQLENESIRDASSEIATEFETLIDSQNLDSLKQLQHLILGRLQDSNAVLTHFNEYSEHCFAEVSGDLSRNTRLLKSMKSDLDYIFQKLRSMKTKILGTYPDAFPDESAQVVDRRPDLEMPQ, encoded by the exons ATGGAGCAATTGGAAAACGAATCAATACGAGATGCTTCCTCGGAAATAGCAACCGAGTTTGAAACCCTAATCGACAGTCAAAATTTGGATTCCCTGAAGCAATTGCAGCACCTTAT ATTAGGAAGGCTGCAGGATAGCAATGCCGTATTGACTCATTTTAATGAATATTCAGAGCACTGCTTCGCTGAGGTTTCTGGTGATTTGTCCAGGAATACTCGTTTGTTGAAATCTATGAAGTCTGATCTTGATTACATATTTCAGAAGCTAAG GAGTATGAAGACCAAAATTTTGGGAACCTATCCAGATGCATTTCCAGATGAATCTGCACAAGTAGTTGACAGAAGGCCGGACCTTGAAATGCCCCAGTAA